One window of the Lactococcus lactis genome contains the following:
- a CDS encoding helix-turn-helix domain-containing protein, producing MTIFERVQELSRKQGKTLQKVANDLGFGDNYLYTLKKQKPKADNLEKLADYFHVSVDYLLGRAEAKPVNEPIDLAEVANSDDDAIFDSILSAGGRPLTEKDKAMIKLVFADRWEELQQKAKDLKDSEK from the coding sequence ATGACTATATTTGAAAGAGTACAAGAACTATCTAGAAAACAGGGGAAAACATTACAAAAAGTAGCTAATGACCTAGGGTTTGGCGACAACTATTTGTATACGTTAAAAAAACAAAAACCGAAAGCTGACAACCTTGAAAAACTAGCCGACTACTTCCATGTATCGGTTGACTATTTACTAGGACGTGCTGAAGCTAAACCAGTCAACGAACCGATAGACTTGGCGGAAGTCGCAAACTCTGATGATGACGCTATTTTTGACAGTATTCTAAGTGCTGGTGGTCGCCCTTTGACCGAAAAAGACAAAGCTATGATTAAATTAGTTTTTGCTGACCGTTGGGAAGAATTGCAACAAAAAGCTAAAGACTTGAAAGATAGTGAAAAATGA
- a CDS encoding DUF6440 family protein produces the protein MIITMITKKEIKDRFERTSGGILSGVEIITDKNTGVQYMVVNKDSDGCGITPLIDKNGKPLLAKPDSESHFDLY, from the coding sequence ATGATTATAACAATGATAACAAAAAAAGAGATAAAAGATCGCTTTGAAAGAACTTCTGGAGGTATTTTAAGCGGTGTAGAAATAATTACTGATAAAAATACTGGCGTACAATATATGGTGGTTAATAAAGATTCTGACGGTTGTGGAATAACACCGTTGATAGACAAGAATGGCAAACCACTGTTAGCTAAACCAGATTCTGAATCGCATTTTGATTTATATTAG
- a CDS encoding bacteriocin: protein MKKDDVIKLSDGQIATIVTGDESTTLQNCYIVRLENEDIRVVDRKTLTLAESLK, encoded by the coding sequence ATGAAAAAAGACGACGTTATCAAACTATCAGACGGACAAATAGCCACAATTGTTACTGGCGACGAATCTACAACTTTGCAAAATTGTTATATTGTTCGGCTCGAAAATGAAGATATAAGAGTGGTTGATAGAAAAACTCTAACGCTTGCGGAATCATTGAAATAA
- a CDS encoding bacteriocin immunity protein: MADNDKTSQIKLDFLNTLYNLILSEDIKEEERRVLTKAKNLVEKGEYIPNVIRRMQTNFTLDAINSNLSPSVSEFYSTLPKILAEILPAFPGTGSSLGIPL, translated from the coding sequence ATGGCAGACAATGATAAAACATCTCAAATAAAATTAGATTTTTTAAATACACTTTATAATCTTATCCTTAGTGAGGATATAAAAGAAGAAGAACGTAGAGTGCTGACTAAAGCAAAGAATCTAGTAGAAAAAGGAGAGTATATTCCCAATGTCATCAGACGTATGCAGACAAATTTTACGTTGGATGCCATAAATAGTAACTTATCTCCAAGTGTGAGTGAGTTTTATAGTACATTGCCTAAAATACTTGCAGAGATTCTACCAGCATTTCCAGGTACTGGCTCTAGTTTAGGGATTCCTCTCTAA